In a single window of the Drosophila subpulchrella strain 33 F10 #4 breed RU33 chromosome X, RU_Dsub_v1.1 Primary Assembly, whole genome shotgun sequence genome:
- the LOC119556584 gene encoding farnesol dehydrogenase — MERWQDRVAVITGASSGIGAAVARQLVSAGVIVVGLARRVERMEAIKEQLPPELQTRLHAIHCDVGDLDSVTAAFNWIEEHLGGCDILVNNAGCLNPGQLLTLELEQLQQVLNVNLMGVVICTRLAFRSMQHREVAGHVVLINSLTGRTIINPPGDELQLLNMYPITKHGITAMLEVLRQELRGFKTKIKVTSITPGVTDTEILPSGYDTLPMLKPDDIAAGIMYALATPPHVQVHELTIKPLGEPF; from the exons ATGGAACGCTGGCAAGATCGCGTGGCAGTGATCACAGGTGCTAGTTCCGGGATCGGAGCTGCCGTGGCCCGCCAGCTGGTAAGTGCCGGGGTCATTGTTGTGGGTCTGGCTAGGCGGGTGGAACGCATGGAGGCCATCAAGGAGCAACTGCCCCCAGAGCTGCAGACCCGTCTGCATGCCATTCACTGCGATGTCGGGGACCTGGACTCGGTTACGGCCGCCTTCAACTGGATCGAGGAGCATCTCGGCGGATGTGACATTCTGGTGAACAACGCCGGCTGCCTGAATCCTGGACAACTGCTCACCTTAGAGCtggagcaactgcagcaggTTCTAAACGTAAATCTCATGGGCGTGGTCATCTGCACCCGGCTGGCCTTTCGCTCGATGCAGCACCGTGAGGTGGCTGGTCATGTGGTGCTTATCAATAGTCTGACGGGACGAACCATTATCAATCCACCCGGCGACGAGTTGCAGTTGCTTAACATGTATCCGATCACCAAGCACGGGATAACGGCCATGTTAGAGGTTCTACGACAGGAGCTGCGCGGATTCAAGACCAAGATCAAGGTCACA aGCATCACCCCAGGTGTGACCGACACAGAAATTCTGCCCTCTGGTTACGATACGTTGCCGATGCTAAAGCCGGATGACATTGCCGCGGGCATTATGTACGCCCTGGCCACTCCCCCACATGTTCAAGTGCACGAGCTGACCATCAAGCCGTTGGGAGAGCCCTTCTAA